Within the Phycisphaerae bacterium genome, the region CGCGGCCGCCCGGCACGGGCACGTAGGGCAGGTCACAGCGAAGCGGCGACCTGCCTTTCCCGCTGTGCCGCACGAAACGAACCCACCGCGAGCAAGTCAGCGGTGTTCAGTTCTCACTGGTAGGCCGCTATTCGCCGGCCCCCAGTCCCCGCCACGGCCCATGAGTGGCTACACAAACATCTCCGCCACGTGACGGACAGCTTCGGCGCCGGCCAGGCCGATGGGGCAGGCCTGAGCACACGCGGTGCAGTCGCCGCAGGCCGAGGCCAGACGATTCGCGTCGAGACCGAGCCTCGCGAACTCATTGCCGGCATGGTCCGGCCAGCCATACTCGTCGTTGTACATCCGAATCCGCATCAGATCGCTCACCGGAAGCCCCTGAGGGCAGACCTTTCGACAACGGGCGCACATCAGGCAGGCCTGGCGGCGGCCGTCGAGGAACTCGGCCGCCGCCTTCTTCTCATCCTCCGTCATGTGCCGCGACCTCAGGTCCAGCGTTTTGATCATGTCGATCTGATCGAAGCGGTTGACACTGGTCAATACGCTGTCACAACCGGCTTCGAGAACGGCCTTGGCGTGAGGCAGAAAGACGTCCGCGCCATGTTCGAGCGCGCTCCAGGCGCCGCTCTTCATCGAGAGGATGCCGACGCCGTTATCGCGGAAGGTCTTGAGGTTTTTCAGAAACCGCTTGCTTTCATCGGAGATGCTGCTCTTGCCCAGCGGCAGCATCCGCATTGCCAGAAGCGCCACCTCAAAGAACCTCGGGGCTTTCTCGATGGTCAATTCCATGACCCCGTGCAGGTCGCCGTGGCAAACGAAACCGGTGTGCCTGAGCTTGCCCTTCTTGATCAGCGCCTCCTGCTGCTTCTGAATGGCCTCCAGCCGGCGGGGGTCGGCGTTCTCGAACGTGGTCAGCAGGGCGTCGGTATGATCCGTGCCCAGCGTCATGAGCATTTCGTCGATTTCCTTCTCGCTGTCGGGGTTGAAGCTCTTGAGGCAGAGAAAGACCTTCTCCCGGTAGCTCTTGTCCGCTTTGAAGAGGTCCGCGATGGCGGCGATGCTGTTGCCTCCCATGTAACTGGAGGATGTGTGTATCAGGTTGATTCCTGCGTCAATCACGCCTTTCGCAATGCGCGTGCCCAGTCTCTCGGCAATGCGGATGGCCCCGAAGCTGATCAGCGTCACCGGGAAATCCGTCCGGCCCAGCTTGCCGTAAGGCAACGAAGGTTTCTTGAAGGTCTTGGCCGGCTGCGAGGCTGTCGATGCGGCCAGAGTCCCCGAAGCCATCGGTCCCAGCCCGATGGCCGCGGCGCCACAGGTGGTTGTTCGGAGGAAATCGCGCCGGCTCACGGTATTGTGCGATGCGTGGCTCATGGTTACCCCTTTCCAAAATCAGTTCGCGACGCGGTCAGTATAAACCGGCAGAGCTGCGATTCAAAACCAACCACCCGGCCGTGTTGCGTTGTCCCGGGATGGCGAGAGCGATGACGACGGGTACAATAGGTCTGGACCGTGGCCCGGCGTCCGGTTTCGGGGCATCCGGGCGATATCGGCACAGCAAGGTGTGTTCAGTCTCTTTCAGGAATCCGCAATGACCGGCAAGCCATGGGAGCCGGCCGGGTGGCGTTGCTGTCCGGCCGCTCAGCAACCACAGTATCCTGATGCAACAGCATATGAAGCGGCATTGTGCGCGCTGAAAAACTGCCCTCCGCTCGTTGCGGTTGGTGAAGTCGACAACCTCCGAGCCCGGCTGGCCGGTGCCGGCCGCGGCGAGGCATTCATTCTTCAGGGCGGCAACTGCGCGGAGCGGTTCCTTGACTGCCGGGCCGAGAGTATTGCCAATAAGCTCAAAATCCTGCTCCAGATGAGCGTCATTCTCACCTACGGCGTCCGCAGACCCGTGGTGCGCATCGGCCGTTTCGCCGGGCAGTATGCCAAGCCCCGGTCCAATGAGACTGAGATCGCGGACGACCGTGAGTTGCCCGTCTACCGCGGCGATGCCGTCAACGCTGTCGAGCCGACGCCCGAGGCTCGCGCCGCCGACCCGCAGCGACTCGTCTCCGCCTACTTCTACGCCGCCGCGACGCTCAATCACATCCGGGCGCTGATCGACGGAGGCTTTGCGGATCTGCGACACCCCTATACCTGGAACCTCAGCTCGATGGAGAACAGCCGCAACTGGAACGAGTACAAGGCCGTCCTCGACCAGATTCTCGATGCGATCAACTTCATGGAATCGTTCGGCGGGGCACGGTCCGACGTTCTGGGCCGAGTCGATTTCTTCACCTCGCACGAAGGGCTTCTGCTGGGATATGAGGAAGCGATGACCCGCAAGGACCCCGACTCGGGACGCTGGTACAACCTGGGAGCGCATATGCTGTGGATCGGGGCCCGGACCCGTCAGGTCGACGGAGCTCATGTCGAGTACTTCCGCGGGATCGCCAACCCGATCGGCTTGAAAGTAGATGCGGCCATGCGGCCGGAAGAGCTCCTTGCCCTGGTGGACGTGTTGAACCCGCACAACGACGAAGGACGCTTGACCCTGATCACGCGATTGGGGGCCGGGCGAGTCGAGGAACGGCTGCCGCCGCTGATTCGGGCGGTTCGGAACGCCGGCCGGAACGTGGTTTGGAGTTGCGACCCGATGCACGGCAACACCGTGACGTTGGAGAACGGAAGGAAGACTCGCGATTTCTCGGTGGTGCTCGACGAGTTGCGGAGGACGTTCGAAGTCCACCGGCGCCAGGCAAGCCGCCTGGCCGGCGTACATTTTGAACTGACCGCCGACGACGTCACCGAGTGTATCGGCGGGGCGGGCGATTTGACCAGCGGCGACCTCGCGCGACGCTACGAGACCTATTGCGATCCGCGGTTGAACTGCTCGCAGAGCCTGGAAATGGCGTTCCTGATCGCCCGGCTGCTCCAATCTCAACGGTTCTGACTTGCCGGATGCCGATGATGTGATTAAGGTCACGGCCGTTGGACACCGAGGTTCGATCCCCGGTCTCCAGTGGAACGAGGTCTTGGGAGTGATGTGCTTTGGCCGCTCGGCCCGGAATCCCTTCCGGGCCGTTCTGGCCGGCCGAATCCGTTCGGCGTTCACTGCTCATGAGGATGAGAGTCCTCGGTGCAAACCGCCCCAGAAAGGATTCTGGGGCGAGCGGTACGCGGTCTTGGGAGTGATGTATTGTGGCCAGGACGAAGGTCGCTTTTTCCAGAGTGGTGCTCAAGCTGAGTGGCGAGGGCCTGGGCGGGCGCGGCGGCGCCGGCATCGATCCGGAACAATTGGATTACGTGACCCGCGAAATCGTTGCCGTTCATCGCACGGGTGTCGAGTTGGCGATCATGGTCGGCGGGGGCAACATTCTTCGCGGCGGGGCTTTTTCCAGGAAGTCCGCCATCCCCGAGGCAACCGCTCATTACATGGGGATGCTGGCCACGGTGATCAACGGTCTCGCTTTGCAGGAGGCCCTGGAGGACAAAAAGGTGCCGACCCGCTTGATGTCCGCCCTGGGCGTGACGGGCTTGTGCGAACCGTTCTCGCGGCATCGCTGCAAGGGGCATCTCGACAAGGGCCGCGTGGTTGTTCTGGCCGGCGGCAGTGGACGCCCGTTCTTCACCACCGACACGGCCGCCGCTCTCGCGGCCGTCGAGATCGACGCCGATGCACTGCTGAAGGCGACCCAGGTCGACGGCGTCTACAGCGCCGATCCCAAGAAAGATCCTCGGGCCATGTTCTATCCGAAGCTCAGCTACGACGACGTCATCGACAAGCGGCTCGCGGTCATGGATCTCAGCGCGGTGGAAATGTGCCAGCGCTGTGGCGTCACCATGGTGGTGTTCAATCTGCACAAGGCCGGCAATCTCAAGCGGGCGGCCACAGGCCGGCGCGTGGGGACGATTATCTCGTGACCGGCGTCGTCCACCCGGCAAAATGGCGGCAGCCGATGCCCAAATCGCCTTGATGGCCGACGGGTTGGGTGTATGGACCTGATCATGACCAGCCGGCTCGCCATGATTCTTCTCGCGACCGCAGCCTGCATCGTGCCGACTCCGTGGATCTCGCTGCCTGCTGCCGCCATATTGGTGCTGTGGCTGCCGGGGCGGTCGCTCCTCTGCCTGTTGCCCGGCCTGGAATCGCTTCGCACTTCAAAGTGGGCAATGGTGGCGGCATCTGCGGCTCTCATGCCGGTTCCTCTGAGCTGGGCTTGGCGCTTGACCAATGCCCGATGGGCGATCGTGGCGCTCGTCTGCGGCCTCAATCTGGTCCTGGCGGTGGCCGTTCGGAAAGACATCCGCCCCCGGGAAGCTCCACCGGCGTCCACGTCCCGTCGCTATCGCCTGCTGCTCGCGGCAATGACGATCTGGACGTCGGGTTGCGTGTTCCTCTCGTTCTGGCTGCCCAGTCAGGTGGGAAACGTCACCATCACCCGTGCCCACGACTACGTCAAACACCACGCCGTCATGCTCTCGCTCGAGCGGCATCCGCTTCCATTGCACAGTTGTTTCTATAGGGCCGAAGCCGACACGCCGTACTATTACTATGAGTACTACTACCTCCTGCCGGCCGCGCTCCGGACGATGACCGGTAACAAGGTATCGATTCCCCTCGCCTTTGGCCTGACGTCCGCGCTTCTCGCGGCAATTCTGATCCATCTCACCTCTTCGCTGGCCGGCAGTATCACAAGGGACGAGAGATGCAGCGCGCTCGCGGCTGCGTTCGTCAGCTTGGTCGGCGGCTTCGATATCGTCCCCGTACTGATCAGGGCGGCGACCGGCGGAAGCTTGGTGGTCACGTTGGACGCCTGGTGTCCGGTGGCCTGGCGGGTCCACAATTTCACTACGCAGTACTTCTGGTGCCCGCAACACGTCTTCGCCGTCGTCGGGTTGACGCTGGCGGCAATCTGGCTGAGGCTGTCGCCGCGCGGCACGTGGTGGCTCCTGATGGCGCCGCTGTTGTCGGCGTCGATCTTTGGCGGGAGTGCTCATCTGGCCATCGTGATCTTCCCGGCGGCGGCCGTCTACGCCGTTCTCTTCCTGTGGCGGATTGCCCGCGAGGACCGCACGAGCCTCAAGCGGGTGCTGGCGGGAATCGTGGTAATCGGCGTGCTTGGTCTGGCATTGATGGGCCGGCAGGCATGGGGCTACAAGGAGATGAGCAGCCGTTACCCCGGCGGGCTGACAACCTCCTGGGAAAGATTCCCCTTTGCGATCTTCGGTCGCTTGCTGCCGGCGGGGCCGCTGGCCAACTATGCCGACGCGCCTTGGCTGCTGATCGTCGAGCTTGGGCTGCCGGCACTCGCCTGCCTCTTGGTGTCAGGGACCTTCTGGCGTGTCCTGTGGGCGGATCCGGGCGTGAAGCTGCTTATCCTGGTTGGGCTCTCGGGAGCCGTACTGATGTTCACCTTTCGCAGCGAGGTCAATGCCATCGACTATGGTTTTCGGATCGCACCGATGGCTGCGGCACCTTTGCTGGCCGGCATGGCCGGATCCCTGCTCAACGCCGATCTTCTGCGTCGGCGCGTTCGGCGGATCGGCGTTGGTCTGGCGGTCATCGGCGCGTCGCTGGGTTTACCGGTGGGTTTGTACGAAGCACCGTTGACCGCAGTCAGGACGATCTGGGAGTCACGACGACTCATGCCTGAGTCCGGGGCGATCCGTTTCTTGCGGGAGTCGACGCCGACCGATGCCGTCATCCAGGGCGACCCCGATTGCAGGCTGGATCTGGCGGCCTTGACCGACCGACGCATCGGCGCGTCGAAGCCGAATTCCCCTCATGTGGTCGTGTTCAGCCCCAAGGATCCCGCGAGCATGAGGCGGGCTTATTCTGATGTCATGCAAGCCTTCTACACGCCGTCCAGCGAGGAAGCGCACGCGAAACTTGAAACGTGGGGCGTCCGATACGTCTTCGTCGGCTTGGCCGAGCGGAAGCGTTTCGGGATCATGCCGCAATTCAATGACCAACGTTGGTTCGAGCCGGTGTATAATGGCGACGGTGTCACCGTCTATCGGCTTGCGGATTTGTTTTCGCAAAGCCGGCCGGAGGTGATTACCCAGAGGGGCGGTCCATGACGCGAAACCATCCTGCTCATCGGGGCACCGAGCGATTCCGGCTCTGCCCATATGCAGTTCTGTTCCTGTCGTTGCTCGTCGTGACGGATGCGGCACCCTCCTTCGCCGACTCCGCGCAGTCAGCCGACCAGCTTGTTGAAATCAGGGGCGGCGCCGACGAAACACGGCAAAACTACGAATGGACGGTGATCAACAAACACTCGCTTGCGATCGTTGAGGTTGAATTCCCGCACTATCACGCCGACCTCTTCCAGATCATCCCTCCGGCCGGGTGGGAACAGGAATGCACCTACTTGGTGAACGTCGGCGTTCCTGACAGGCCCGGAGTCTGTATCGCCAGACGCAAGCCTCCTAACCCCGGTATCCCGCCCGGCGGGCAGCACCTTTTTGCCATGCGACTCACCGCCAAGGGAGCCTTGGTCGGTAAAGGGAAAGTCACCATCAAGTTTGCCGACGACAGGACGGTCATCGTGCCCGGCGTTACGCTGCCTGTGCCCCCGCCCCCCAGCTTCAAGCTCTTGCCCCTTCTTGGTGCGGCGATCATTTTTGGGCTTTGGGTGCTCGTCCGTACCGTGCGCGAGCGGCGGCGAAAAGGACAACGGACCGAGGGGCCGGTTGCCGGCTCGCAAGTGGAACAAAAGCCGGAAAGCTGACCCAAGATCTTTTCGGGGGCCGATAATGGTCGAACGGGTTCAACCCTCTGTTGCCACGAATGTTATGGCGGCACGTCTGCTGCCTCACTTTGACCGTCGACGGACACGGATCTATTATGAGGTCGTTGTCCAACCGTGCGGTGAACAAAGCGCAAGTCCAATCGTAAGGAACTGTTGAA harbors:
- a CDS encoding aldo/keto reductase; amino-acid sequence: MSHASHNTVSRRDFLRTTTCGAAAIGLGPMASGTLAASTASQPAKTFKKPSLPYGKLGRTDFPVTLISFGAIRIAERLGTRIAKGVIDAGINLIHTSSSYMGGNSIAAIADLFKADKSYREKVFLCLKSFNPDSEKEIDEMLMTLGTDHTDALLTTFENADPRRLEAIQKQQEALIKKGKLRHTGFVCHGDLHGVMELTIEKAPRFFEVALLAMRMLPLGKSSISDESKRFLKNLKTFRDNGVGILSMKSGAWSALEHGADVFLPHAKAVLEAGCDSVLTSVNRFDQIDMIKTLDLRSRHMTEDEKKAAAEFLDGRRQACLMCARCRKVCPQGLPVSDLMRIRMYNDEYGWPDHAGNEFARLGLDANRLASACGDCTACAQACPIGLAGAEAVRHVAEMFV
- a CDS encoding 3-deoxy-7-phosphoheptulonate synthase class II; its protein translation is MTGKPWEPAGWRCCPAAQQPQYPDATAYEAALCALKNCPPLVAVGEVDNLRARLAGAGRGEAFILQGGNCAERFLDCRAESIANKLKILLQMSVILTYGVRRPVVRIGRFAGQYAKPRSNETEIADDRELPVYRGDAVNAVEPTPEARAADPQRLVSAYFYAAATLNHIRALIDGGFADLRHPYTWNLSSMENSRNWNEYKAVLDQILDAINFMESFGGARSDVLGRVDFFTSHEGLLLGYEEAMTRKDPDSGRWYNLGAHMLWIGARTRQVDGAHVEYFRGIANPIGLKVDAAMRPEELLALVDVLNPHNDEGRLTLITRLGAGRVEERLPPLIRAVRNAGRNVVWSCDPMHGNTVTLENGRKTRDFSVVLDELRRTFEVHRRQASRLAGVHFELTADDVTECIGGAGDLTSGDLARRYETYCDPRLNCSQSLEMAFLIARLLQSQRF
- the pyrH gene encoding UMP kinase; the encoded protein is MARTKVAFSRVVLKLSGEGLGGRGGAGIDPEQLDYVTREIVAVHRTGVELAIMVGGGNILRGGAFSRKSAIPEATAHYMGMLATVINGLALQEALEDKKVPTRLMSALGVTGLCEPFSRHRCKGHLDKGRVVVLAGGSGRPFFTTDTAAALAAVEIDADALLKATQVDGVYSADPKKDPRAMFYPKLSYDDVIDKRLAVMDLSAVEMCQRCGVTMVVFNLHKAGNLKRAATGRRVGTIIS